A window of the Brockia lithotrophica genome harbors these coding sequences:
- a CDS encoding Methionine ABC transporter permease protein, giving the protein MVGLSLFLAVLIGLPLGVVLLITSPGHLRPNAVLYHALGVVVNVFRSVPYIVLILWTIPLSRFLIGTSFGTNAAVISLTLGTAPFFARLVEGAMREVDRGVIEAAKAMGATDFAIVTRVLIPESLPGILSGVTVTAVSLVSFSAMAGLVAGGGLGAMAWNYGYNSFQTDTLFVTTVILVLIVQVVQMLGDRFVRAVDRR; this is encoded by the coding sequence ATGGTCGGGCTTTCGCTCTTCCTCGCCGTCCTCATCGGACTGCCTCTGGGTGTGGTCCTCCTCATCACAAGCCCCGGCCACCTACGTCCAAACGCGGTGCTCTACCACGCCCTGGGTGTGGTCGTCAACGTCTTCCGCTCCGTTCCGTACATCGTCCTCATCCTCTGGACGATCCCCCTCTCGCGCTTCCTCATCGGGACGAGCTTCGGGACGAACGCGGCGGTGATCTCCCTCACCCTGGGAACCGCTCCGTTCTTCGCCCGTCTCGTGGAAGGCGCGATGCGCGAGGTGGACCGCGGGGTGATCGAAGCCGCCAAGGCGATGGGTGCCACGGACTTCGCCATCGTCACCCGCGTCCTCATCCCCGAAAGCCTACCGGGAATCCTCTCCGGAGTGACGGTCACGGCGGTGTCGCTCGTGAGCTTTTCCGCCATGGCGGGTCTCGTGGCCGGCGGAGGATTGGGGGCGATGGCCTGGAACTACGGGTACAACTCCTTCCAGACGGACACGCTCTTCGTCACCACGGTGATCCTCGTCCTCATCGTGCAAGTCGTCCAGATGCTCGGCGACCGTTTCGTCCGCGCCGTCGACCGGAGGTAG
- a CDS encoding Methionine ABC transporter substrate-binding protein: MKKHVLGIALAVAVLLFGASACGGGGTASSKTLTVGATAVPHAEILNDVVKPELAKEGIDLKVVIFQDYVQPNEKLYEKELDANYFQHLPFLEQTNQEKGYNLIPLVGVHIEPMGAYVAKGKAYKNAHDLPNNAVVAITNDPTNVGRMLLLLERQGLIKLKEGVGAKAQITDVVENPKNIKFHQMDAAMLPKALDDPKIDLVLINTNFALQAGLNPLKDAIFLEDSSSPYVNVLAVRPDSKDDPRIQKLAEVLLSPAVKEYIETKYKGAVVPAQVRYGN; this comes from the coding sequence GTGAAGAAGCACGTCCTCGGAATCGCGCTCGCGGTGGCGGTACTCCTCTTCGGCGCCTCTGCCTGCGGTGGAGGCGGTACGGCTTCGTCGAAGACGCTCACCGTAGGGGCAACGGCGGTTCCGCACGCAGAGATCCTCAACGACGTCGTGAAGCCGGAACTGGCCAAAGAGGGCATCGACCTCAAGGTCGTGATCTTCCAGGATTACGTCCAACCCAACGAGAAGCTCTACGAAAAGGAACTCGACGCCAACTATTTCCAGCACCTTCCCTTCCTCGAGCAGACGAACCAGGAAAAGGGATATAACCTCATTCCCCTCGTGGGCGTCCACATCGAACCCATGGGGGCGTACGTGGCAAAGGGCAAGGCGTACAAGAACGCCCACGACCTTCCCAACAACGCCGTCGTAGCCATCACGAACGACCCGACGAACGTAGGGCGCATGCTCCTCCTCCTCGAGCGGCAGGGGCTCATCAAGCTCAAGGAAGGCGTCGGGGCAAAGGCCCAGATCACCGACGTCGTGGAGAATCCCAAGAACATCAAGTTCCACCAGATGGACGCGGCGATGCTCCCCAAGGCGCTCGACGATCCGAAGATCGACCTCGTCCTCATCAACACGAACTTCGCCCTCCAGGCGGGGCTTAACCCGCTGAAGGACGCGATTTTTCTCGAAGACTCGTCCTCTCCGTACGTAAACGTCCTGGCCGTGCGGCCGGACTCCAAAGACGACCCGAGGATTCAGAAGCTCGCCGAGGTGCTTCTCTCTCCGGCGGTCAAGGAGTACATCGAGACGAAGTACAAGGGAGCTGTCGTGCCGGCGCAGGTGCGCTACGGGAACTGA
- a CDS encoding Potassium channel beta chain yields MPDAPRGFPEEARRLEYRRMGKSGLKLSAIGLGSWFTYGSKTDRETAIRTIRRAYELGVNHFDTADVYARGEAERIVGDALRAFPRETYVLATKVYWPTGETVTERGLSRKHIVESIDASLRRLGLEYVDVYYAHRFDPETDLEETLRAFDDLVRAGKVLYIGVSMWSVEQLKAARDLAEKLLLHPIAVDQPEYNLLRRDIEGDVLPYARSQGLGVVVYSPLAQGVLTGKYRPGQAPPPSSRAADPRMRGVVERYLDEVTLRRVERFAALARNAGVTPSQLALAWVLRRPEVTSALVGASRPEQLEENLGALEVRLTDDILAAVEEIFAGGAEEDS; encoded by the coding sequence ATGCCAGACGCTCCCAGAGGATTTCCGGAGGAGGCGAGGAGGTTGGAGTACCGTCGCATGGGGAAGAGCGGGCTTAAGTTGAGCGCCATCGGCCTCGGAAGCTGGTTTACCTACGGGAGCAAGACGGATCGCGAGACGGCGATTCGCACGATCCGGCGGGCGTACGAGCTCGGAGTCAACCACTTCGATACGGCGGACGTGTACGCCCGGGGTGAGGCGGAGCGCATCGTCGGCGACGCCCTCCGCGCGTTTCCCCGTGAGACGTACGTGCTCGCGACCAAGGTGTATTGGCCTACGGGAGAGACGGTCACGGAGCGCGGGCTTTCGCGCAAGCACATCGTGGAGTCGATCGACGCGAGCCTTCGCCGCCTCGGCCTCGAGTACGTGGACGTCTACTACGCCCACCGTTTTGACCCCGAGACCGACCTCGAGGAGACGCTCCGCGCCTTCGACGACCTCGTGCGTGCGGGAAAGGTGCTCTACATCGGCGTGAGCATGTGGAGCGTAGAACAGCTAAAGGCCGCGCGTGACCTCGCGGAAAAGCTCCTCCTTCACCCGATCGCGGTGGATCAACCCGAGTACAACCTCCTCCGCCGGGACATCGAGGGCGACGTCCTGCCCTACGCGCGGTCGCAGGGACTGGGCGTGGTCGTATACTCTCCCCTGGCCCAAGGCGTTCTCACGGGGAAATACCGTCCCGGGCAAGCACCGCCTCCGTCTTCTCGGGCTGCCGACCCCCGGATGCGCGGCGTCGTGGAGCGCTACCTCGACGAGGTTACCTTGCGCCGCGTGGAGCGCTTTGCCGCGCTCGCACGGAATGCGGGGGTAACTCCTTCCCAGCTCGCCCTGGCCTGGGTTCTTCGCCGCCCGGAAGTGACGAGCGCCCTCGTCGGGGCGAGTCGCCCGGAGCAGCTCGAAGAAAACCTCGGAGCGCTCGAAGTTCGGCTCACGGACGACATTTTGGCTGCCGTGGAGGAAATCTTCGCCGGGGGAGCGGAAGAGGACTCCTAG